Genomic DNA from Candidatus Nitrosopumilus koreensis AR1:
TCTCAATCCAGCCTTTTTAGCAAGTGTGTTCATTCTTGATTCCATACCTCTTTTGCCTATTCGTTTAGGATCATGAATCCTAACTGAAATAACAAGAGGTTCAGAGTCTTTAGGATATCTCATGAATCTAGATTTCCAATATTCTTTGTACAGTTGCAGATACTTTCCAGCTTCTGGTGTAAAGTGAGTCCAGTACTCTTCATTATCACCATGATAAACTCTCAGAGCACCGCCTTTCAATGAATTATCATCATTGTAAAAGAACAAGACATCTTCCCACGTGAAATAGTCCCATGCCTCAATTCTAAATCCTGCTGAAGAAGAAAGCGTTATCATGATTTTATCAACAAGGTTTGTGGCATTTGCCATTAACATTTGAAGTTGTTCTCTAGAGTATGCCATGTCTTTTGACTTGCCGGGTTTTGGAATGGATTTTCCTATCATCTTCCATGAAAAGTCAATATCGTTTGCAGCAAACAATGCCTTGATTGGTTTGATTAAATTCAAAACTCTTGCAGGAGAAATCTCTTTAGAATCTACTTTCTTTTTTAATTCTCTAACATATGCATTGATAATTGATTTGCCTATCTTTAC
This window encodes:
- a CDS encoding tyrosine-type recombinase/integrase → MKLDISDVKSSAFQNFLDYIRNEKTRKKYTNDLQKFLDLIPDKIFEEKKIDTTDKTEAFVALVRDDVKIGKSIINAYVRELKKKVDSKEISPARVLNLIKPIKALFAANDIDFSWKMIGKSIPKPGKSKDMAYSREQLQMLMANATNLVDKIMITLSSSAGFRIEAWDYFTWEDVLFFYNDDNSLKGGALRVYHGDNEEYWTHFTPEAGKYLQLYKEYWKSRFMRYPKDSEPLVISVRIHDPKRIGKRGMESRMNTLAKKAGLRPPLEPGKKRHKVMLAHGLRKYFNTMMRRAKVNFLDKEDMMGHKVGLESHYERYQEDDFERFSEYQKAIPLLTISDDERMRVENEKLKSEKTELEQIKEDNEKILNWIARQENKNQK